The Candidatus Denitrolinea symbiosum DNA window CGCTTCTTCGTTGAATTGCGGAGCGCCATAGGGGCAAGCCCATGAGCAATAGCGACAACCAATGCAATTATCGGAGTTGAGCACAACGATCCCATCGTCACGCTTCCGAATGGCAGAGGTCGGGCAGACCTCTACGCAAATCGGTTTTTCGCAGTGCATGCAGGCTGTTGAAACATAGTAGCTGAAGACGTCGCTTGGAACATGCTGGTTGCCGCTAGCAATCCACTCACCTCCGCTATATTCATATACACGGCGCCAGCGTACTCCGGCCGGAAGTCCTTTGCGGTCTTTACAGGCGATCTCGCATGCTTTACAGCCAATACAATTCGCCAGATTAACGTAGAAACCAAGTTGTTTAGCCATATTGAATCTCCTATCAGGCCTTCTCAACCTGTACAAGGGTAGTGTGCTGAGTCGTTCCTTTCGCCAGCGGCGTCGGATGCTCATTAGTCAGCATGTTTATGGAGCCGTTCGTATCCATCCCATTTTGATCGGGAGTGTACCAGGCTCCCTGTGCCAGACATGCTGCGCCAGGACGAACGCGGTTAGTCACATATGCTCGAACAAAGGTAGCGCCGCGATCATTGAAGACCTTGACTTTATCTCCGTTTTGGATTCCTCGAGATTCCGCATCCAATGGATTAATCCAGAACATCTGAGGAAGCGCCTCTCTAAGATAGTCGGTGTTGTCAAAAGTCGAATGGGAGCGCTGAGGGGCGTGGTATCCGGACATCTGGAGCGGGAATGTCTTTCGCAATGGATCATTCACGCCTTCCCACTCCGGGATGTAGAGAGGAATCGCGGGGATTTCATCCGGCTCATTGAATCGGACTAAACCGGGGGAATAAACCTCGATTTTGCCTGTCTCGGTTTCAAGCGGGTTAGCGACTGGATCTTCGCGGAAGGCGGCGAATGCAACCATGACCTTATCGGCTGTGATCTTGTACACGCCCATTTCTTTGAATTTCTCGAGAGATGGAAAGTCTGGATAAGCTTCTTGCGAAACTTTAATCATATCTCGCATCCAATCATCCCGCGTCATGTGGCCGTCACGGAATTCCTCGCCAATCCCTAAACGATCGGCTAGCTGTTCCATCACCCATAGAGTATTCTTGCTCTCGTACATCGGCTCAATTACTTGATGATTGAAGAGCGCGAACTGGCGACCGCCTTTTTCTGCATGGCCTTCGCCAGTAATGATGGATTCAACTTCAAAACCTGTTGTTGCTGGTAGAAGAATGTCGGAGAACTTAGCTGTTGGAGTCATCGCAACTTCGTAGGAGACCAGCATTTCAAGCATCGTATCGTCTTCAAGGAGCTTCTTTGTGCGGTTGATGTTTGCATGTTGATTTAATACGGTGTTGCCGGCGTGATTCCACATAAACTTCATGTTGGCGCCTAGTTTTTCGGCTCCTTTGATCTTGTCTCGTGCTCCGTTCGTCATCTCTTTGCCGCGGAAGATGTAATCCGTCCACAAGTAGAGTGGAATGGATGCCGTTACTGGATTCTTAGGAAGGGGGAAGCCGCCCATTTTGAACGGCATTATTGTTGGACGCAATCCTGGGCTGCCGCCTTTAATTCCGAAATTGCCGGTCATGGCCGCTAGTGTCGGAACGGCTCGAACCGCCTGTTCGCCATAAGCGCGTCGCTGAATCCCCCAACCCTGGAACATCGCGCAAGGTTTGGTGGTTGCAATCTGGCGAGCCAATTGAACGATACGTTCGGCAGGGATACCTGTAATTGGCGCCGCCCATTCTGGGGTTTTGGGTACCATATCATAGCCAGTTCCCATAAGATAAGCCATGTAAGAGGAATTGGCAGGAGCGCCTTCGGGCAGGGTGTCTTCATCGAACCCAACTGCATACTTAGCCATGAATTCTTTATCGTAAAGGTTTTCTTTAACCATGACATAGGCCATGGCGGCAATCAAGGCAACATCTGTACCGCCATTGATCGGAACCCAATCTGCAGCAGTGGCGATGGCTGTGTCAGTGTATACAGGGTCGATAACGATGAACTTCACACCATGTTCTTTTGCCTTAACGTAGTAGTAGCCAGCATTGTCGCCGCCCGCCCGCGTCACACAGGAGTTATCGCCGAACAAGACAACCAGTTTAGAATTGAGGATGTCATTCACATAGTTGCCGCAATTGGCGCGACTTCCACCTGTAATAAAGGGCATGGCCGCTTGAAATGCGGCGAAGCTATAGTTGTTGTAAAACTCAACATGGCCGCCAAATAACCTCAGCAAGCGAGTAATGGGGGATCGGCCTTCAGGCCCAGTCCACATTTCACCTAAGCCTTGCATGAAGAAGATGGATTCCTGCCCATATTGTTTTTTGATTCGCTGCAATTCGCTGGCAATCATATCGAGGGCTTCATCCCAACTGATCCGTTCGAATTTTCCTTCGCCGCGTTTGCCCACGCGTTTCATGGGATACTTAAGCCGATCCGGCGCGTAAACACGACGAATTTGTGCGCGACCTCGCTGACAAGGAATAGCTCGTGGATTCGTGATTGGGTCCTTTTCCTCTGTGGGATCTGCAACAATCCGTACGACTGTACCATCTTTCACGACAGCTCCAAGTACGCAACGACCGCCACAGTTATGGTAGCAGGCAACTGTTTTTATATCCTCAATGCTGGCTGCCGCCGCTTTCTCCACGGTCTTTAAACCGAAATTTAGTCCCCCGGCCAGTGCGGCTGTACCACCCAAAGCCGCGCTCCATTTAAGGAAACTGCGGCGGGTGAGCGCTACATCGGTCAAGGTGTTGGTGAGGAAATTTCCTTCGTTCATTACGTTCCTCCGAAATAAGATGAGGTGAATTTTTACTCTTGCAGAGCCAGATTTTCTGGCTTGAAGGGAATTTGAAATTTATGATTAGGATTCGTCACTAGGCATTCTCCTGATAAAAGATGGATTTAGATACTCTTGTGTCGATTTTCACTATTAGAATATCCGATAACATCCATCTCTTCATCCCTCCTGCGAAGCAAATTAGCCTCACCCCAAAGGGTGATTCAAATATGGATAAAATATGGTTGTAAAAGGATTAATTTGCCATCAGCCGCGCCCCGTTAATTTTCCCTCGGCAAAACCAGGCCATGCTTCAAAGCATAAGTGGCAGCTTGCGTTCGATTGGCGAGTTGGAGTTTCTCCAAAATATTTTTCAAGTGACTCTTGACTGTGTTGATGGAGATCGAAAGACTCTCCGCGATCTCGGCGTTACTGGCGCCGCTGGCGACAAACCGCAGAACCAACAGTTCTTTCTCCGAGAGCGCTTCTTCCCCGCTCTCGCCGTCAACCATGCGATCGGCCACGCCCTTTAGAAGCCGCATAGCCATTGAACGCGTCATGGCCGCCTCGCCGCGCGTCACCCCTTCCAGCAATTCGAACAATTCATCCGCGTCTAGACTCTTAAGTAAATAGCCGGCCACTCCCAGACGTACGGCTTCATACAGGTGTCCGTCGCGCTCGGAGGAGGTCAGCATCACAATCGCCACTTTGGGAAAACGCGTCCGAATCTCTTTAGCCGCCTGCAACCCATCCATTTGCGACATATAAATATCCATGAGGACCACGTCGGGACTCAATTTTTCGGTCAATTGAATCGCTTCTTCGCCCGTTTCCGCCTCTCCCACGACCTCGACCAGGTCCTCACGCGTGCGCATCAGGCTGATCATCCCCTGGCGGAATAGTTTGTGATCGTCTGCAAGCAAAACTCGAATAGACATGTTCAACTCCAAATCTTTTCTAGACGCCGATACGGATATGCGTCGCGTAAAAGAGAAACCGGCCAAGGATCTCTCCAACAATCACGAAAATACACGAAGCATAAATCGGAACCATTAATTCCTGGATAGCTCGATTTCGCCTGACGGCGCTGAAAACTGAAATGGCTAATATAGCGATTCCCAAAAGCGGCAGGCCCAGCCTCAAGACTAGCAAGGGGCGATATAGATTCGTCAGAAGTTCAAAGCTAGTTTGAGTCCAGCGATCTCCCAAGCGAAGCATCAAGGTTTGGTAGAAATTCAAGGCGACTGCCATGAGCCATATAAGAGCGCTCGCGGCCGTTGACCAAATCAAAACGCGGCGAATTAAAAGATATTGTTGATCGAAGCGTTCCAACGTCAATACGTTCGAGAATGAAAAATCAACCAGCAACATGGCAGGCAAAGCGATATTGCCAAGAAGAAGCATGGTCAAAAAAAACGACAGGACTGTAAACGGCGAATTCCAGGCAGGTTGGGCGGGAAGCAGGTAGATATGCGCCATGCAGAACACCAGCGCGAAGCCGAATAGAACGGCGAGCCAGCCTAAAAAGGTTTTTAACTTTGTTTTGTCGTTTTGCAGCCAGTGTAACGCTAACATACTTGACAGCGTTAAAAAAAAGAATACTGTGAATACGATCTCTCGACTTAACCAGGATGTGCGAAAATTCAACACAGCCAGGTAGGAATGTAACGGTTTGCTCAAATGAAAGTGAGAGCCGGCCATTGCCAGGCACGCGGTAGTGAAAATGATTGTGACTGGAAATTTCATGATTCGGTTGATCTCTGCCTCGGCGAATTGGCGGATGTGAACTTCGCGCGCAATCCACAGCATCAGCAGAGTCCCGACCGAAAGTTGCATCAGGATGGTGTAGACCGGCAGGGCCCATTCTCTTACATTCATCTCGATACTGCTCCCGTCGCGTTCGCTTGCAGTCCGATTTCCTGTAGAGAGCGCGAGTTTCTTTCCAATTTGCCGCGTGACAAACATGGGAAGGAATATTCGACGGTTGTCCCTTCACCGGGAATCGAGTGAATCTGTAAAACGCCCTGAACGCTGGCCGCACGTTCCTTCATGGTTTGAAGGCCAAAACTGTGCTTTGAATTTCGTTCAATGAAACCGAGCCCGTTATCTTTCACCGACACAAAAATGCTCTCATTTTCGTTGATGCTTTTTCTGGAAATGGTTACGGTCACCAGGGTGGCTTTCGCGTGTTTACGGACATTGGCTAATGCTTCCTGCAAAATACAGACCAGTTGGACTTCTGCCAACGACGCCAGATTTAATTCGCCTTCGACCTCGTTTCGGAACTCGGTTTCGATTCCCGTCTGGATGCTGAACTCTTGTAGATATTCATCCATGGCCGAGGCCAGGCCCTTTTCATTCGCCAATGTCGTCCGCAAACTCAGGATGTTTTCGCGCACGTCCGCGTTAGCCGTGCGCACCGCTTCACGCATTTGATTCAGTTCGGCTTCAAGCGCCTCTTTGCGTCCCTGTTTGAGCAAAGCGCCCAGCGTTTGTACTTCTATATTTAAATAGCCCAGCACTTGCGCCAAACCGTCGTGCATTTCCCGCGCAATGCGCGCCCGTTCTTCCGCGATCGAATACGATTGCAGGTGCGAGGTCATTAAACCATGCTGAATGGCGATTGCCACCTGATCGGCCATACATTCCAGCCAGATCAAGTCGGTGTCGGAATATGGTTTCGATTCGCAACGCGCCGTCCAAATTCCGCCCACCGGGCGATTATCCAGCGCAAGAGGGACGATCGCCATCGCTCGTATTCCTTCCTGTAAACCAAAATCGAAATATTCCGGGGATGTCAATGCGTTTGTTTCGAGCGAACGGCGAGGCCGCGCCGCCCGAACTGTTTCCAGAATTAATTCGTTTTGAATTGCGACGGGCTCGGCGATGAATTCGTTTTTATTTTCGGTGGAAATATATTTCAAGTTCAGCGTTGAATAGGAATCGTCAAACAAGGCCAGCCCGGTAAAGTCGGATTGCAATAACGCCCGCGCCTTTTTTACGATAAACAGGAGGATCTTATCCATATCCTCCAATTCTGTGATTCGGCGATTAATGCTGACAAGGACATCCGTCCAATTTTCAGCCGTTTGCCGCGCTGCGATCTGCGCTTCGAACGCGGACCGTTGAGCTTGATCCCGTTCATTTTGCAATTCTTCCAACTGACGTTTGCGGATTGCCTCGAATACGCCCAATCCCCGTATCATGAAAAACGTCAGGATAACTGCCGATAACATCCGCCAAAATTGAATCGGGACGCCTGTTGCGTTTAGCACGCTTTGATAATCGAGCCACGAGATCGTGCTGTTGGCGGTAGTCAGAGACTCTCCGTAAAAAGCATTGGTGATCACGCGATCATAATTGTAGTAGGAA harbors:
- a CDS encoding dimethylsulfoxide reductase subunit B is translated as MAKQLGFYVNLANCIGCKACEIACKDRKGLPAGVRWRRVYEYSGGEWIASGNQHVPSDVFSYYVSTACMHCEKPICVEVCPTSAIRKRDDGIVVLNSDNCIGCRYCSWACPYGAPQFNEEAGVMTKCDFCVELQERGEKPACVDACPMRALEYGDIEELKAKHGGLTAVAPMPDPSLTNPAIVYGPHKDVKSAHYRGGQLKNID
- a CDS encoding anaerobic selenocysteine-containing dehydrogenase — encoded protein: MNEGNFLTNTLTDVALTRRSFLKWSAALGGTAALAGGLNFGLKTVEKAAAASIEDIKTVACYHNCGGRCVLGAVVKDGTVVRIVADPTEEKDPITNPRAIPCQRGRAQIRRVYAPDRLKYPMKRVGKRGEGKFERISWDEALDMIASELQRIKKQYGQESIFFMQGLGEMWTGPEGRSPITRLLRLFGGHVEFYNNYSFAAFQAAMPFITGGSRANCGNYVNDILNSKLVVLFGDNSCVTRAGGDNAGYYYVKAKEHGVKFIVIDPVYTDTAIATAADWVPINGGTDVALIAAMAYVMVKENLYDKEFMAKYAVGFDEDTLPEGAPANSSYMAYLMGTGYDMVPKTPEWAAPITGIPAERIVQLARQIATTKPCAMFQGWGIQRRAYGEQAVRAVPTLAAMTGNFGIKGGSPGLRPTIMPFKMGGFPLPKNPVTASIPLYLWTDYIFRGKEMTNGARDKIKGAEKLGANMKFMWNHAGNTVLNQHANINRTKKLLEDDTMLEMLVSYEVAMTPTAKFSDILLPATTGFEVESIITGEGHAEKGGRQFALFNHQVIEPMYESKNTLWVMEQLADRLGIGEEFRDGHMTRDDWMRDMIKVSQEAYPDFPSLEKFKEMGVYKITADKVMVAFAAFREDPVANPLETETGKIEVYSPGLVRFNEPDEIPAIPLYIPEWEGVNDPLRKTFPLQMSGYHAPQRSHSTFDNTDYLREALPQMFWINPLDAESRGIQNGDKVKVFNDRGATFVRAYVTNRVRPGAACLAQGAWYTPDQNGMDTNGSINMLTNEHPTPLAKGTTQHTTLVQVEKA
- a CDS encoding DNA-binding response regulator, NarL/FixJ family — encoded protein: MSIRVLLADDHKLFRQGMISLMRTREDLVEVVGEAETGEEAIQLTEKLSPDVVLMDIYMSQMDGLQAAKEIRTRFPKVAIVMLTSSERDGHLYEAVRLGVAGYLLKSLDADELFELLEGVTRGEAAMTRSMAMRLLKGVADRMVDGESGEEALSEKELLVLRFVASGASNAEIAESLSISINTVKSHLKNILEKLQLANRTQAATYALKHGLVLPREN
- a CDS encoding DMSO reductase anchor subunit, yielding MNVREWALPVYTILMQLSVGTLLMLWIAREVHIRQFAEAEINRIMKFPVTIIFTTACLAMAGSHFHLSKPLHSYLAVLNFRTSWLSREIVFTVFFFLTLSSMLALHWLQNDKTKLKTFLGWLAVLFGFALVFCMAHIYLLPAQPAWNSPFTVLSFFLTMLLLGNIALPAMLLVDFSFSNVLTLERFDQQYLLIRRVLIWSTAASALIWLMAVALNFYQTLMLRLGDRWTQTSFELLTNLYRPLLVLRLGLPLLGIAILAISVFSAVRRNRAIQELMVPIYASCIFVIVGEILGRFLFYATHIRIGV